A genomic window from Salvia miltiorrhiza cultivar Shanhuang (shh) chromosome 5, IMPLAD_Smil_shh, whole genome shotgun sequence includes:
- the LOC130985712 gene encoding uncharacterized protein LOC130985712 isoform X2 produces the protein MRLIWEKIHDVVPTFLHTTILALFISSFLSRAAAAVMAMLHRIIISVSVIVLCWTTASGSIHELLRSRGLPAGLFPKNGVKSYELSEDGLLQVFLESPCVAKLETRISFESVVRANLSYGGLMGVEGLSQEELFLWLPVKDIIVYDPSSGLILFDIGLAHKQMSLSLFEDPPLCYPRFGLLDRHSGFRAQR, from the exons ATGAGGCTAATATGGGAAAAAATTCATGACGTAGTCCCCACATTTCTTCACACCACAATTCTTGCTCTTTTTATTTCATCCTTCCTttccagagcagcagcagcagtgatGGCTATGCTACACAGAATAATTATTTCTGTGAGTGTGATTGTTTTGTGTTGGACGACGGCGTCGGGCTCCATTCATGAGCTGCTGAGAAGCAGAGGGTTGCCGGCGGGGCTATTTCCGAAGAACGGCGTGAAATCTTATGAACTGAGTGAAGATGGGTTGCTGCAGGTGTTCCTGGAGAGCCCCTGCGTGGCCAAACTGGAGACGAGGATATCGTTCGAGAGCGTGGTGAGAGCGAATCTTAGCTACGGCGGGTTGATGGGAGTCGAGGGATTGTCTCAAGAAGAGCTCTTTCTCTGGCTGCCTGTCAAGGATATCATCGTCTACGATCCTTCCTCCGGCCTCATCTTGTTCGATATCGGCCTCGCTCACAAACagatgtctctctctctctttgaagATCCTCCTCTTTGCTATCCTCGAT TTGGGTTGCTGGACCGCCACTCT
- the LOC130985712 gene encoding uncharacterized protein LOC130985712 isoform X1, whose amino-acid sequence MGLAEKKCHAIDTAHHLSFSHDFLTTLSRAAAAVMAMLHRIIISVSVIVLCWTTASGSIHELLRSRGLPAGLFPKNGVKSYELSEDGLLQVFLESPCVAKLETRISFESVVRANLSYGGLMGVEGLSQEELFLWLPVKDIIVYDPSSGLILFDIGLAHKQMSLSLFEDPPLCYPRFGLLDRHSGFRAQR is encoded by the exons ATGGGACTGGCTGAAAAGAAATGCCACGCAATTGATACCGCGCATCATCTTTCCTTTTCGCATGATTTCCTTACCACCCTCTCCAG agcagcagcagcagtgatGGCTATGCTACACAGAATAATTATTTCTGTGAGTGTGATTGTTTTGTGTTGGACGACGGCGTCGGGCTCCATTCATGAGCTGCTGAGAAGCAGAGGGTTGCCGGCGGGGCTATTTCCGAAGAACGGCGTGAAATCTTATGAACTGAGTGAAGATGGGTTGCTGCAGGTGTTCCTGGAGAGCCCCTGCGTGGCCAAACTGGAGACGAGGATATCGTTCGAGAGCGTGGTGAGAGCGAATCTTAGCTACGGCGGGTTGATGGGAGTCGAGGGATTGTCTCAAGAAGAGCTCTTTCTCTGGCTGCCTGTCAAGGATATCATCGTCTACGATCCTTCCTCCGGCCTCATCTTGTTCGATATCGGCCTCGCTCACAAACagatgtctctctctctctttgaagATCCTCCTCTTTGCTATCCTCGAT TTGGGTTGCTGGACCGCCACTCT
- the LOC130985710 gene encoding uncharacterized protein LOC130985710 gives MAFYGYNGDVHWGAADHDFEAASYYSPPYLLSEPNPIPLPIDYYNHDYYSVSTYSDPINYASSYDYYQYSVNQSETNYSQPKYLQYDPSPPYQAYFPTQTKSTVSYSKVQFSMPEFEDYDPTPYGGGYDQAMTYGKPLPPSDLTCYPRSLPQSDAPPLDNFSFASIPSPYGRDEDIIATKPPDGSKPTDTKPETGSRSGVENEGKIIDDGKDVEPIEVIPIVEQSDYPNYEHQNGRVPQIPYGSGLETMDLCEGLFGYWPCLAKKAQQQRNCCQVCDPDQRIDPWKSAADYLFGTPLPYDYDNYHHHHQSLYQSDQISWLH, from the coding sequence ATGGCCTTCTATGGCTACAACGGCGATGTCCACTGGGGTGCCGCCGACCATGATTTCGAAGCCGCATCCTACTATTCTCCTCCATACCTTCTCAGTGAGCCTAACCCAATCCCACTCCCTATTGATTACTACAATCATGATTATTACTCTGTATCTACTTATTCTGATCCGATTAACTATGCTTCATCTTACGATTACTACCAATATTCCGTAAATCAATCGGAGACGAACTACAGCCAGCCGAAATATCTTCAGTACGACCCATCTCCTCCCTATCAAGCCTATTTCCCTACCCAGACCAAATCTACAGTATCATACTCTAAAGTGCAGTTCAGTATGCCTGAATTCGAAGATTATGACCCCACTCCTTACGGTGGAGGTTATGATCAGGCAATGACCTACGGCAAGCCTCTTCCTCCTTCAGATCTCACCTGTTATCCTCGCTCGCTGCCCCAATCCGACGCCCCGCCTTTGGATAATTTCTCTTTTGCTTCAATTCCTTCACCCTATGGCAGAGATGAAGATATTATTGCAACGAAGCCTCCCGATGGAAGCAAACCCACAGATACCAAACCTGAAACAGGAAGCCGTAGCGGTGTGGAAAATGAAGGTAAGATTATCGATGATGGTAAGGATGTTGAGCCAATCGAAGTGATCCCGATTGTTGAGCAAAGCGATTATCCCAATTATGAACATCAAAATGGAAGGGTCCCTCAAATTCCATATGGTTCTGGATTGGAAACTATGGACCTGTGTGAAGGTTTATTTGGTTACTGGCCGTGCTTAGCCAAGAAAGCGCAGCAGCAGAGGAACTGCTGTCAAGTTTGCGACCCAGATCAGAGAATCGATCCGTGGAAATCTGCTGCAGATTATCTTTTTGGGACTCCACTGCCGTATGATTACGacaattatcatcatcatcaccagTCTCTGTACCAGTCCGATCAAATTTCTTGGCTGCACTAA